From a region of the Malania oleifera isolate guangnan ecotype guangnan chromosome 12, ASM2987363v1, whole genome shotgun sequence genome:
- the LOC131143901 gene encoding uncharacterized protein LOC131143901: MSLRCRLILIFSDTHDTLSSSIGCRTERRERKEWKVKTHDLSSSAVAAAFITIPLVASTGCDWVARSNPGAWLIVRHDACRTESWQPWGKLEAWRERDGKDSVCCRFNLLSEEQEGGELLMSEIFTNAEKGGEFFMDTERQFRAAVTPIPSPQSSGDFSALSPVGVGCVMSMERIL; this comes from the exons ATGTCcctcag ATGTCGTCTGATTTTAATTTTCTCCGACACTCATGACACATTGTCGTCTTCTATTGGTTGTAGaacagagagaagagagaggaaaGAATGGAAGGTGAAGACACATGATCTCTCCAGCTCAGCTGTTGCAGCAGCCTTCATAACGATCCCATTAGTGGCGTCAACAGGTTGTGACTGGGTTGCCAGGTCCAACCCAGGAGCTTGGTTGATTGTTCGTCATGATGCTTGCAGGACTGAGAGTTGGCAGCCATGGGGAAAGCTTGAGGCATGGCGTGAGCGTGATGGTAAAGACTCTGTTTGCTGCCGCTTTAACCTTCTGTCTGAAGAACAGGAGGGAGGAGAGCTTCTCATGTCCGAAATATTTACTAATGCGGAGAAGGGTGGGGAGTTTTTCATGGACACTGAAAGACAATTTCGAGCAGCAGTCACTCCTATACCGAGCCCTCAAAGCAGTGGAGACTTCTCAGCATTAAGCCCAGTTGGGGTGGGGTGTGTTATGAGCATGGAGAGGATTTTGTAG